From a region of the Acomys russatus chromosome 4, mAcoRus1.1, whole genome shotgun sequence genome:
- the Tcea2 gene encoding transcription elongation factor A protein 2, whose translation MGKEEEEIARIARRLDKMVTRKSAEGAMDLLRELKTMPVTLHLLQSTRVGMSVNALRKQSSNEELIALAKSLIKSWKKLLDVSDGKPRDQRRGTPLPTSSSKDASGTTDFSCKRPNPPGTSSTPRITTFPAAPTTCDAVRNKCREMLTLALQAGHGDVAVGVDCEHLSAQIEECIFLDVGNTDTKYKHRIRSRISNLRDAKNPRLRRDVLCGAITPQQIAVMTSEEMASDELKEIRKAMTKEAIREHQMARTGGTQTDLFTCNKCKNNNCTYTQVQTRSSDEPMTTYVVCNECGNRWKGSRGALARHFPAFLQFC comes from the exons AtgggcaaggaggaggaggagattgcGCGGATCGCCCGGAGGCTGGACAAAATGGTGACCAGGAAGAGCGCG gaGGGAGCCATGGACTTGCTGCGGGAGCTAAAGACCATGCCTGTGACACTGCACTTGCTCCAG TCCACCCGTGTTGGGATGTCTGTCAATGCCCTGCGGAAGCAGAGTTCGAACGAGGAGCTCATTGCACTGGCCAAGTCCCTCATCAAGTCCTGGAAGAAGCTCTTGG ATGTTTCTGATGGCAAACCCAGGGATCAACGGAGGGGCACACCTTTGCCCACATCGTCCTCAAAGGATGCCTCAGGGACTACGGATTTCAG CTGCAAGAGGCCAAACCCACCTGGGACCTCATCCACTCCGAGGATCACCACCTTTCCAGCAGCGCCCACCACCTGTGATGCTGTACGGAACAAATGCCGTGAGATGCTGACTTTGGCCCTGCAAGCGGGGC ACGGCGACGTGGCTGTCGGTGTGGACTGTGAGCATCTGTCAGCTCAGATTGAGGAGT GCATCTTCCTGGATGTGGGAAACACAGACACGAAGTACAAGCACCGCATACGGAGCCGAATCTCCAACCTGAGAGATGCCAAGAACCCTAGGCTCCGGCGGGATGTGCTGTGCGGGGCCATCACACCCCAGCAGATCGctgtgatgacatcagag GAAATGGCCAGCGATGAGCTAAAGGAGATCCGCAAGGCCATGACTAAGGAGGCCATCCGTGAGCACCAGATGGCCCGTACGGGTGGCACCCAGACCGACCTGTTCACCTGCAACAAGTGCAAGAATAACAACTGTACCTACACGCAG GTGCAGACCCGCAGCTCTGATGAGCCCATGACCACCTATGTTGTCTGCAACGAGTGTGGGAATCGATGGAAG GGGTCACGTGGGGCCTTAGCCAGACATTTCCCTGCCTTCCTGCAGTTCTGCTGA